From Musa acuminata AAA Group cultivar baxijiao chromosome BXJ3-8, Cavendish_Baxijiao_AAA, whole genome shotgun sequence, one genomic window encodes:
- the LOC135643996 gene encoding phospholipase A2-alpha-like: MGGRGTDKSVMKLAVLFFNSFLALLLSTTPVNALNIGVQSVNVGISASKQQCSRKCESQHCNVPPFLRYGKYCGILYTGCSGEKPCDALDACCMVHDACVQSRNNDYLSQECNQNLLNCISRVRESGKGSFKGNKCMVEEVVDVISLVMEAALLAGRVLHKP; this comes from the exons ATGGGTGGAAGGGGGACGGACAAGTCAGTGATGAAGCTTGCCGTTCTTTTCTTCAATTCCTTTCTCGCACTCCTGCTGTCGACTACTCCCGTCAACGCACTCAACATCGGCGTCCAATCCGTCAACGTCGGCATCTCTGCG AGCAAGCAGCAATGCAGCAGAAAGTGCGAGTCTCAACACTGCAATG TTCCTCCTTTCTTAAGATACGGAAAGTACTGTGGTATTCTGTACACTGGCTGCTCAGGGGAGAAGCCCTGCGACGCACTCGACGCCTGCTGCATGGTCCATGATGCCTGTGTTCAATCCAGAAACA ATGACTACTTGAGCCAGGAGTGCAACCAGAACTTACTCAACTGCATTTCCCGGGTGAGGGAATCCGGAAAGGGTTCGTTCAAGGGGAACAAGTGCATGGTGGAGGAAGTGGTGGACGTGATCAGCCTGGTAATGGAGGCGGCCCTGTTGGCCGGGAGGGTTCTTCACAAGCCGTAG